Proteins co-encoded in one Drosophila gunungcola strain Sukarami chromosome X unlocalized genomic scaffold, Dgunungcola_SK_2 000032F, whole genome shotgun sequence genomic window:
- the LOC128260532 gene encoding rhophilin-2-A isoform X1, producing MFNIGALKMDTDMDGKNASFGQNEDNEDDEKPNELSFCFVRGSDPRAATCRSKLQNKRCKLNKEINKELRLRAGAENLYKATSNRKLRDTVALELSFVNSNLQLLKEQLAELNSSVEIYQSESHNGIMPMIPLGLKETKEINFMEPFSDFILEHYSEEPSIYIDAIADMTDTRQASKTPSRDALGVALLFRYYNTLYYVERRFFPPDRNLGVYFEWYDSLTGVPSCQRTIAFEKACTLFNLGGIYTQIGARHDRTTERGLDLAVDSFLRAAGVFRHIYDTFTNAPSMDLKPQVLDVLVSLMLSQARECLFEKLQLQIEAIGLSEFSCAFRDLAGEAAQISHEYNEMHKNIQANDTHTYLPECWAGLVPVKAELYKAFAHFYKARSIDATEELKVSLPSQKDHPRVTSESFIGNSQEVECISSEEAATSVANKLAHLKEALASNEEAQRLQRMCRYLKNKTSLTEVMKEVHSKSQEEFEKFRLQASANNIEEGDLLERVVEASSKFTLSLTGPDFTSHKVKDPFKRLGPIAIFSARRHWTAPRCVRLQKGSSSYHNVPPTSSDKCPLENDDEEHDGGFNLYKEEFENFGFHVRGDAPVIIAHVEINSLADLGGIKEGDFIVEIAGMDVKWYSHQQVVQLIQSCGSTLELRVITPMDRNYLKPLSSKGSLSTLSAASSSGISSGLPSPTSIAAKPKLHLKTSTNSRTAGSVSSSSWNPFRRTPSLAKIF from the exons ATGTTTAATATTGGAGCTCTCAAAATGGATACAGACATGGATGGAAAGAACGCCAGTTTTGGGCAGAACGAGGATAATGAAGATGACGAGAAGCCAAATGAATTGTCGTTTTGTTTCGTTCGG GGATCCGATCCAAGAGCTGCAACATGCCGAagcaaattgcaaaacaaGCGCTGCAAATTGAACAAAGAGATAAACAAGGAACTGCGCCTTCGAGCTGGTGCCGAGAATCTATATAAG GCCACTTCAAACCGCAAACTGCGTGACACAGTTGCCCTGGAACTGAGCTTCGTCAATTCAAATTTGCAATTGCTGAAGGAGCAGCTAGCCGAATTGAATTCATCGGTGGAAATCTATCAAAGTGAAAG tCATAATGGAATTATGCCCATGATACCATTGGGCCTGAAGGAAACCAAGGAAATCAATTTTATGGAACCATTTTCGGACTTTATCTTGGAGCACTACAGCGAGGAGCCCTCCATATATATAGACGCCATAGCAGATATGACGGATACGAGACAG GCATCCAAAACACCATCACGCGACGCCCTTGGAGTGGCCTTGCTTTTCCGCTACTACAACACGCTGTATTACGTGGAACGTCGATTCTTTCCGCCGGATCGCAATTTGGGCGTGTACTTTGAGTGGTATGACTCACTAACGGGAGTGCCCTCATGCCAGCGGACCATTGCCTTCGAGAAGGCCTGCACCCTGTTCAACCTGGGAGGCATATACACCCAGATCGGTGCCCGCCACGATCGCACCACCGAGCGGGGCCTCGACCTGGCCGTCGATAGTTTTCTACGCGCCGCAGGAGTATTTCGCCACATCTACGACACGTTCACCAATGCCCCTTCGATGGACCTGAAACCGCAGGTCCTTGATGTCCTCGTCTCCCTAATGCTTTCCCAGGCCCGGGAGTGTCTCTTCGAGAAGCTGCAGCTGCAAATTGAGGCGATAGGTCTCTCCGAATTCAGTTGT GCGTTTCGCGATCTAGCTGGAGAGGCTGCCCAGATATCGCACGAGTACAATGAAATGCACAAGAACATCCAGGCAAACGACACACATACCTATCTGCCCGAGTGCTGGGCCGGACTGGTGCCGGTCAAGGCGGAACTCTACAAAG CGTTCGCACACTTCTACAAGGCACGCAGCATAGACGCAACGGAGGAGCTGAAGGTATCCCTGCCCTCTCAAAAGGACCATCCCAGAGTGACCTCCGAATCGTTCATTGGCAACTCACAGGAGGTGGAGTGCATCTCCAGCGAAGAGGCCGCCACCTCCGTCGCAAACAAACTGGCCCACTTGAAGGAAGCTCTGGCCAGCAACGAGGAAGCCCAGCGACTGCAGCGGATGTGCCGGTACCTTAAG AACAAGACGTCGCTTACTGAAGTCATGAAGGAGGTGCACTCCAAGTCGCAGGAGGAGTTCGAGAAGTTCCGATTGCAGGCGTCGGCTAACAACATCGAAGAGGGCGACCTTCTGGAGCGGGTCGTTGAAG CCTCTTCAAAATTTACGTTATCCTTGACGGGACCGGATTTCACATCGCACAAGGTAAAGGATCCCTTTAAGCGCCTCGGACCCATTGCAATATTTTCCGCGCGACGCCACTGGACAGCGCCCAGATGTGTGCGCCTGCAGAAGGGATCCTCCTCATACCACAACGTGCCCCCCACCAGCAGTGACAAATGTCCGCTGGAGAACGATGACGAGGAGCACGATGGTGGATTTAATCTGTATAAGGAAGAGTTTGAGAATTTCGGCTTTCATGTGCGCGGCGATGCACCAGTCATCATTGCGCACGTCGAGATCAATTCGCTGGCCGAC CTTGGCGGCATCAAAGAAGGAGATTTCATAGTCGAAATTGCCGGCATGGATGTTAAGTGGTACTCTCATCAACAGGTGGTGCAGCTAATACAGTCATGTGGCTCCACACTTGAATTGAGGGTCATAACGCCCATGGATCGCAACTACTTGAAG CCATTGTCGTCGAAAGGTTCATTATCCACGCTATCGGCGGCCAGCTCATCGGGTATATCATCCGGATTACCCAGTCCCACAAGTATTGCGGCCAAGCCCAAGCTCCACCTGAAGACGTCCACCAATTCACGAACCGCTGGAAGCGTTTCGTCCAGTTCGTGGAATCCCTTTCGCCGAACGCCAAGCTTAGCTAAGATATTTTAA
- the LOC128260532 gene encoding rhophilin-2-A isoform X2, giving the protein MHKNIQANDTHTYLPECWAGLVPVKAELYKAFAHFYKARSIDATEELKVSLPSQKDHPRVTSESFIGNSQEVECISSEEAATSVANKLAHLKEALASNEEAQRLQRMCRYLKNKTSLTEVMKEVHSKSQEEFEKFRLQASANNIEEGDLLERVVEASSKFTLSLTGPDFTSHKVKDPFKRLGPIAIFSARRHWTAPRCVRLQKGSSSYHNVPPTSSDKCPLENDDEEHDGGFNLYKEEFENFGFHVRGDAPVIIAHVEINSLADLGGIKEGDFIVEIAGMDVKWYSHQQVVQLIQSCGSTLELRVITPMDRNYLKPLSSKGSLSTLSAASSSGISSGLPSPTSIAAKPKLHLKTSTNSRTAGSVSSSSWNPFRRTPSLAKIF; this is encoded by the exons ATGCACAAGAACATCCAGGCAAACGACACACATACCTATCTGCCCGAGTGCTGGGCCGGACTGGTGCCGGTCAAGGCGGAACTCTACAAAG CGTTCGCACACTTCTACAAGGCACGCAGCATAGACGCAACGGAGGAGCTGAAGGTATCCCTGCCCTCTCAAAAGGACCATCCCAGAGTGACCTCCGAATCGTTCATTGGCAACTCACAGGAGGTGGAGTGCATCTCCAGCGAAGAGGCCGCCACCTCCGTCGCAAACAAACTGGCCCACTTGAAGGAAGCTCTGGCCAGCAACGAGGAAGCCCAGCGACTGCAGCGGATGTGCCGGTACCTTAAG AACAAGACGTCGCTTACTGAAGTCATGAAGGAGGTGCACTCCAAGTCGCAGGAGGAGTTCGAGAAGTTCCGATTGCAGGCGTCGGCTAACAACATCGAAGAGGGCGACCTTCTGGAGCGGGTCGTTGAAG CCTCTTCAAAATTTACGTTATCCTTGACGGGACCGGATTTCACATCGCACAAGGTAAAGGATCCCTTTAAGCGCCTCGGACCCATTGCAATATTTTCCGCGCGACGCCACTGGACAGCGCCCAGATGTGTGCGCCTGCAGAAGGGATCCTCCTCATACCACAACGTGCCCCCCACCAGCAGTGACAAATGTCCGCTGGAGAACGATGACGAGGAGCACGATGGTGGATTTAATCTGTATAAGGAAGAGTTTGAGAATTTCGGCTTTCATGTGCGCGGCGATGCACCAGTCATCATTGCGCACGTCGAGATCAATTCGCTGGCCGAC CTTGGCGGCATCAAAGAAGGAGATTTCATAGTCGAAATTGCCGGCATGGATGTTAAGTGGTACTCTCATCAACAGGTGGTGCAGCTAATACAGTCATGTGGCTCCACACTTGAATTGAGGGTCATAACGCCCATGGATCGCAACTACTTGAAG CCATTGTCGTCGAAAGGTTCATTATCCACGCTATCGGCGGCCAGCTCATCGGGTATATCATCCGGATTACCCAGTCCCACAAGTATTGCGGCCAAGCCCAAGCTCCACCTGAAGACGTCCACCAATTCACGAACCGCTGGAAGCGTTTCGTCCAGTTCGTGGAATCCCTTTCGCCGAACGCCAAGCTTAGCTAAGATATTTTAA
- the LOC128260490 gene encoding RNA-binding protein 7-like produces MDLQGLMQQMYSGAAAMPMMMPHPLPLPNGYGYGMAHGQQQPFCPFPPNGSYGRNGDRTGDKLEDEDEEENEEQRTLFCGNLDERVTEEILYEVFLQAGPIEGVHIPTDNTGRQRNFGFVTYQHLCAVPFALELYRGLELFNKKLTIKQRGGDKAKQSPSPSPSLSFNQSRLRNPFMVESPSQAAPTAPPPPPHHYHRHSLHGAKPYDRNPFGNNGDQRRRSDSSAMERSRGRMQPQQHHQHMQGGSRRSDQRRNNKRRLL; encoded by the coding sequence ATGGACCTGCAGGGCTTAATGCAGCAGATGTACAGTGGTGCGGCGGCCATGCCCATGATGATGCCGCacccgctcccgctcccgaATGGCTACGGATACGGGATGGCCCATGGACAACAGCAGCCCTTTTGTCCGTTTCCCCCCAACGGAAGCTACGGAAGGAACGGCGACCGGACTGGGGACAAACTGGAGGACGAAGACGAAGAGGAGAACGAGGAGCAGCGGACGCTTTTCTGCGGCAATCTCGATGAGCGCGTCACTGAGGAGATACTTTACGAGGTCTTCCTGCAGGCGGGTCCCATCGAGGGTGTGCACATACCCACGGACAACACGGGCCGGCAGAGGAACTTTGGCTTTGTTACCTACCAGCACCTGTGCGCCGTGCCCTTTGCCCTCGAGCTCTACCGGGGCTTGGAGTTGTTCAACAAGAAATTGACCATCAAGCAGCGGGGCGGCGACAAGGCCAAGCAGTCGCCATCGCCCTCGCCATCGCTATCCTTCAACCAAAGTCGTCTGCGCAACCCGTTCATGGTGGAGTCACCATCTCAAGCAGCGCCTACGgccccgcccccgcccccgcATCACTATCATCGCCACAGTTTGCATGGCGCCAAGCCCTACGACCGCAATCCGTTTGGGAACAACGGGGACCAGCGGCGCCGCAGCGACAGCTCCGCAATGGAACGCAGCCGGGGGAGGatgcagccgcagcagcaccaccagcacatGCAGGGCGGGAGCAGGAGGTCGGACCAACGACGCAACAACAAACGCCGATTACTTTAG
- the LOC128260533 gene encoding 28S ribosomal protein S30, mitochondrial yields MLRLSLVNPLRTTYKRCLAGQSLQANVADSEYSAEPAYPEIQDPSFKARKQRDASEWHEEIRKVPTVEEKLIKINMPRYYGYKVVDFNDSKIPYNALPLTQHYTRTVLEDLPQATGSGSQAVKEEGDKPSEDAGFKAVREDVIEALEFAHDYYKHLEKLPNAGQPSAVEQERTLTQIIVEQLNRALLQALSEQHKHLDEVEVDYNPRHEAFWAVGGVDPPKNVQNSKKGREWQKEDANQSVDRLVQYTGAPYLSLRHRKQLLPWKTPAESEDIELSKQVPRFKHDPRTLGYSTKHQHATNVPGYWPKGNEQNFGLLSFQSRAHFQLRPKSFGDRDLQEALHSLAIKSSYAWLLAQANYNGFNTYNELTYPMNTQTVITNGREWSFYEYQLNTLLLHGNHQDDNPRVNFCRGTKPLPLYAEISTNGKCVDFNDATLRQLLNFYANVPSIQRTNEELQPYVASDISAYENTEQRDFIAKTFKYLASNRPRHLEIPEFYLWEKLYKIDNNNRAMEPKRRFFEREVNPWRRTLDQHDKVYVPRAIRGKSRENRYKKTYYP; encoded by the exons ATGTTGAGACTGAGCCTTGTAAACCCCCTGCGAACGACGTACAAGCGCTGTTTGGCCGGACAGTCGCTGCAAGCGAATGTGGCGGACTCAGAGTACTCTGCGGAGCCGGCGTATCCGGAGATCCAGGATCCGTCCTTCAAGGCCCGCAAGCAAAGAGATGCTTCCGAGTGGCACGAGGAGATTCGCAAGGTGCCGACGGTGGAGGAGAAgctaatcaaaataaatatgccccGCTATTACGGCTACAAAGTGGTTGACTTCAACGACTCCAAGATTCCGTACAATGCACTGCCGCTCACGCAACACTACACGCGAACTGTGCTGGAGGATCTGCCACAGGCGACAGGATCAGGATCACAGGCGGTCAAGGAAGAAGGCGACAAGCCCAGCGAGGATGCTGGCTTTAAAGCGGTCCGCGAGGATGTCATTGAAGCCCTTGAGTTTGCACATGACTACTACAA GCATCTGGAGAAGCTACCCAACGCTGGCCAACCAAGTGCCGTGGAACAGGAGCGCACCCTAACGCAGATCATAGTGGAACAACTCAACCGAGCTCTGCTGCAGGCTCTCAGCGAGCAGCACAAGCATCTGGATGAGGTCGAGGTTGACTACAATCCGCGCCACGAAGCCTTCTGGGCGGTTGGCGGCGTAGATCCGCCCAAGAACGTGCAGAACTCCAAGAAAGGCAGGGAGTGGCAAAAGGAAGATGCAAATCAGAGCGTCGATCGACTGGTGCAGTACACGGGAGCGCCGTATCTGTCTCTGCGCCATCGGAAGCAACTGCTGCCTTGGAAAACGCCAGCGGAAAGCGAGGACATTGAGTTGAGCAAACAAGTGCCCCGCTTCAAGCACGACCCGCGCACCCTTGGCTATAGCACCAAACATCAGCATGCCACCAATGTGCCAGGCTATTGGCCCAAGGGTAATGAACAGAACTTCGGACTGCTCTCATTTCAATCGCGGGCTCATTTCCAGCTGCGACCGAAATCGTTTGGCGATCGCGATCTTCAGGAGGCTCTTCATTCGCTGGCCATCAAATCGTCTTATGCATGGCTTTTGGCCCAGGCCAACTACAATGGCTTCAACACCTACAACGAACTCACCTATCCCATGAACACCCAAACTGTAATCACGAACGGCAGGGAATGGAGCTTTTACGAGTATCAATTAAATACGCTGCTGCTGCACGGCAACCACCAGGATGATAATCCGCGAGTAAACTTCTGTCGCGGGACGAAGCCTCTGCCACTTTACGCAGAGATTTCGACAAACGGCAAGTGCGTGGACTTCAACGATGCCACACTGCGGCAGCTGCTGAACTTCTATGCTAACGTGCCAAGTATTCAGAGGACTAACGAGGAGCTACAGCCGTATGTAGCATCCGACATATCCGCGTACGAGAACACCGAACAACGTGACTTTATTGCtaaaacctttaaatatttgGCCTCAAACCGACCGCGTCATCTGGAGATACCTGAATTCTACCTGTGGGAGAAGTTATACAAGATTGATAATAACAATCGGGCCATGGAGCCCAAACGTCGATTCTTTGAGCGGGAAGTAAATCCTTGGCGACGAACACTCGACCAGCACGACAAGGTGTACGTGCCACGGGCGATCCGTGGTAAAAGTCGGGAGAACAGATACAAGAAGACTTACTACCCTTGA
- the LOC128260541 gene encoding LOW QUALITY PROTEIN: platelet-activating factor acetylhydrolase IB subunit beta homolog (The sequence of the model RefSeq protein was modified relative to this genomic sequence to represent the inferred CDS: inserted 1 base in 1 codon) gives MRCGSVRRLIHPHAESESESKSQSELSTKMNPCVLPTPLPDLDGDKRWHSIHRRFLSDCREKDPDVIFLGDCIFEAVQDSEAWNQYFAPLHCLNFSIRDDCTEHVLWRIENGALDNVNPKIVVLHVGTNNVRNSAEEVAEGVLANVSKIRQKLPNAYILLPSLLPRGQQPNKLREKNANINELVNGLTKGQYRVQTVAIDTGLVQSDGSISHHDMFDYKNLTNAGAKKILEPLYDLLSQILNENEPXNDLTPSE, from the exons ATGCGCTGTGGTTCAGTCCGCCGCCTCATTCATCCGCATgctgaatccgaatccgagAGCAAGTCCCAATCCGAACTCTCCACCAAAATGAATCCCTGCGTGCTGCCCACTCCGTTGCCCGATTTGGATGGCGACAAGCGCTGGCACAGCATACACCGCCGCTTCCTCTCCGACTGCCGCGAGAAGGATCCGGACGTCATATTCCTGGGCGACTGCATTTTCGAGGCGGTCCAGGATAGCGAGGCGTGGAACCAGTACTTTGCACCGCTGCACTGCCTTAACTTCAGCATACGGGACGATTGCACCGAGCACGTCCTCTGGCGCATCGAAAACGGAGCTCTGGACAATGTGAACCCGAAAATAGTGGTCTTACATGTGGGCACCAATAATGTGAGGAACAGTGCCGAAGAAGTGGCCGAAGGAGTTCTGGCCAACGTTTCGAAAATACGCCAAAAGCTGCCCAACGCCTATATTCTTCTTCCC TCTCTTTTGCCGCGAGGACAGCAACCCAATAAGCTGCGCGAAAAGAACGCGAACATAAACGAACTGGTCAATGGACTGACCAAGGGCCAGTATCGCGTACAGACAGTTGCCATTGATACGGGACTGGTGCAGAGCGACGGCAGCATCAGTCATCACGATATGTTCGACTATAAGAACCTTACCAATGCTGGAGCGAAAAAAATTCTTGAACCCCTATACGACTTGCTTTCGCAGATTCTCAACGAAAACGAAC GAAACGATCTCACTCCCTCCGAATAA
- the LOC128260542 gene encoding uncharacterized protein LOC128260542 — translation MPTSSRLCRRSTMHHTWFAGSRYTSTSGMVPWRSTSLEWIILALSKDVWSIAIAFRKRRFSQQTWHNCPRSSKITMLLVFCSWNFFIGSTMSLKDFIFHIVSADEYTLVYIEHHPEHFGQANVAAIMEKVRCALKNRMVEFMGSSAPVCHDVDKWDTIGEVRIMPPSVAAEPEFHRHENPRHEAEMAAKSHG, via the exons ATGCCAACTTCAAGCAGACTCTGCAGGAGGTCTACCATGCACCATACCTGGTTCGCAGGGTCAAGATATACTTCTACCTCGGGGATGGTACCCTGGAGATCTACGAGCCTCGAGTGGATAATTCTGGCATTGTCCAAGGATGTGTGGTCCATCGCCATCGCATTTAGAAAGCGGCGATTTTCTCAACAAACGTGGCATAACTGTCCCCGATCCAGTAAAATCACCATG ttgcttgttttttgctCGTGGAACTTCTTCATCGGCTCGACCATGTCGCTGAAGGACTTCATCTTCCACATAGTCTCGGCCGACGAGTACACCCTGGTGTACATAGAGCACCATCCGGAGCATTTTGGCCAGGCAAATGTTGCGGCGATCATGGAAAAGGTTCGCTGTGCCCTCAAGAATCGCATGGTCGAGTTTATGGGCTCCTCTGCGCCGGTCTGTCACGATGTGGACAAGTGGGACACCATTGGGGAGGTCAGGATAATGCCACCATCGGTGGCTGCCGAGCCAGAGTTCCACAGGCATGAGAATCCACGGCACGAAGCTGAGATGGCCGCCAAGTCACATGGTTAA
- the LOC128260501 gene encoding uncharacterized protein LOC128260501 isoform X1 — MKVYNVHLLTLVIALSSAVELIEALDTVCLDRFNDLSFADPASCSSFYMCQRGKAIRRECSNGLYFDPKIQSCNLPGLIRCFNGDRGGGELKPVAATTVKPLTTTCITTTTKPATTTKKPKAVTANVTPAPIVVYEEMPAGLDVRRFSQDCRGVEDGEYLTDPRHCRRYYMCQNNRAKRHNCPRNEWFDRETKTCQNRDDVLNCPSRRN; from the exons ATGAAAGTTT ACAATGTACACCTTCTAACGCTGGTGATCGCACTTTCCTCGGCGGTTGAGTTGATCGAGGCACTTGATACCGTGTGCTTGGATCGATTCAATGATCTCTCGTTTGCGGACCCGGCCAGTTGCTCCAGCTTCTATATGTGCCAGCGGGGCAAGGCCATCCGGCGGGAGTGCTCCAATGGGCTGTACTTCGATCCGAAGATTCAGTCCTGCAACCTACCCGGTCTGATTAGGTGCTTCAACGGCGATCGCGGTGGTGGGGAGCTAAAGCCGGTTGCGGCAACGACAGTTAAACCACTAACCACCACCTGCatcacaacaacaaccaaaccGGCAACGACAACGAAAAAACCAAAGGCCGTTACGGCCAACGTTACACCGGCGCCAATTGTGGTGTACGAGGAAATGCCCGCTGGGTTGGATGTACGGAGATTTTCGCAGGATTGCCGTGGTGTAGAGGATGGTGAATATCTGACGGATCCACGACATTGCCGCCGCTACTATATGTGCCAGAACAATCGGGCCAAGCGCCACAACTGCCCAAGGAATGAGTGGTTCGACCGGGAAACCAAAACCTGCCAAAATCGAGATGATGTCCTCAATTGCCCATCTCGCCGGAATTAG
- the LOC128260501 gene encoding uncharacterized protein LOC128260501 isoform X2, producing the protein MCQRGKAIRRECSNGLYFDPKIQSCNLPGLIRCFNGDRGGGELKPVAATTVKPLTTTCITTTTKPATTTKKPKAVTANVTPAPIVVYEEMPAGLDVRRFSQDCRGVEDGEYLTDPRHCRRYYMCQNNRAKRHNCPRNEWFDRETKTCQNRDDVLNCPSRRN; encoded by the coding sequence ATGTGCCAGCGGGGCAAGGCCATCCGGCGGGAGTGCTCCAATGGGCTGTACTTCGATCCGAAGATTCAGTCCTGCAACCTACCCGGTCTGATTAGGTGCTTCAACGGCGATCGCGGTGGTGGGGAGCTAAAGCCGGTTGCGGCAACGACAGTTAAACCACTAACCACCACCTGCatcacaacaacaaccaaaccGGCAACGACAACGAAAAAACCAAAGGCCGTTACGGCCAACGTTACACCGGCGCCAATTGTGGTGTACGAGGAAATGCCCGCTGGGTTGGATGTACGGAGATTTTCGCAGGATTGCCGTGGTGTAGAGGATGGTGAATATCTGACGGATCCACGACATTGCCGCCGCTACTATATGTGCCAGAACAATCGGGCCAAGCGCCACAACTGCCCAAGGAATGAGTGGTTCGACCGGGAAACCAAAACCTGCCAAAATCGAGATGATGTCCTCAATTGCCCATCTCGCCGGAATTAG